One stretch of Streptomyces hygroscopicus DNA includes these proteins:
- a CDS encoding NUDIX hydrolase, whose amino-acid sequence MSRIDYYRDPSAPMANSVVPSVTAVVRDGRGHILLIHKTDNNLWALPGGGHDVGESIAQTVIREVEEETGISVVVESIVGLYTDPQHVMAYDDGEVRQQFSICFHARPVGGALRTSSETKEVRWVSPTDLDELDIHPSMRLRIAHGLDESRTTPYIG is encoded by the coding sequence ATGAGCCGCATCGACTACTACCGCGACCCCAGCGCACCCATGGCCAACTCGGTGGTCCCGTCCGTAACCGCAGTGGTCAGGGACGGGAGGGGGCACATCTTGCTTATTCACAAGACCGACAACAACCTGTGGGCACTCCCCGGAGGTGGCCACGACGTGGGGGAGAGCATCGCACAGACAGTGATCCGGGAGGTCGAGGAGGAGACCGGGATATCCGTCGTCGTGGAAAGCATCGTGGGTCTTTACACCGACCCGCAGCATGTCATGGCGTACGACGATGGTGAGGTTCGCCAACAGTTCTCTATCTGCTTCCACGCGCGGCCAGTTGGGGGCGCGCTGCGTACCAGCTCCGAAACCAAAGAGGTCCGCTGGGTTTCCCCAACGGACCTCGATGAACTCGATATCCATCCGTCCATGCGGCTTCGCATCGCGCACGGCTTGGACGAGTCGCGGACGACTCCCTATATCGGCTGA
- a CDS encoding XRE family transcriptional regulator, which yields MANDRLRGAIVESGLTLEQVAERLGVSPKTVDRWISEPNRKPYRRFQYAVASMLRREVSYLWADERTSEEVAASSDSELVKLYPHRSVVPQDAWTKLYANAMTCFDVLVYSGFWLTEDPRFHRLVREKSADGVPVRFMLGDPNSAAVAVRGDDEGIGSSMAAKVCNALMNYAPLFGLPGVEFRLHDTTLYNSIYRSDDELLTNGHIYGVGAYLAPVLHLQRVPGGELFDTYAESVERVWSGARRITSPTDYEGTTT from the coding sequence GTGGCGAACGATCGACTTCGCGGCGCCATCGTGGAAAGCGGTCTGACGTTAGAGCAGGTCGCAGAACGTCTCGGGGTGTCCCCGAAGACCGTTGATCGCTGGATCTCTGAGCCGAACCGCAAGCCCTACAGGCGGTTTCAGTACGCCGTGGCCTCAATGCTCCGGCGTGAGGTCTCGTACCTGTGGGCGGATGAGCGGACTTCTGAGGAGGTGGCGGCCTCCAGTGACTCGGAGCTTGTGAAGCTGTACCCGCATCGATCCGTTGTCCCGCAAGACGCGTGGACGAAGTTGTACGCCAACGCAATGACGTGCTTTGACGTGCTGGTGTACTCCGGATTCTGGCTGACGGAGGACCCGCGATTCCATCGACTCGTGCGGGAGAAGTCGGCCGACGGCGTACCGGTGCGTTTCATGCTGGGTGATCCCAATAGCGCGGCTGTTGCTGTCCGAGGTGATGACGAGGGTATTGGTTCGTCCATGGCGGCGAAGGTCTGTAACGCGCTCATGAACTACGCGCCGCTCTTTGGGCTTCCCGGAGTGGAGTTCAGGCTCCACGACACGACGCTCTATAACTCGATCTACCGTTCCGACGACGAACTGTTGACGAACGGCCATATCTACGGCGTCGGCGCATACCTGGCGCCCGTGCTGCATCTCCAACGCGTGCCTGGCGGTGAGCTGTTCGACACGTACGCGGAGAGCGTGGAGCGAGTCTGGAGCGGCGCCCGCCGGATTACCTCACCCACCGATTACGAAGGCACCACAACATGA
- a CDS encoding putative mobile element trasfer protein codes for MSTLDASLAAAHAEVKAEIGRTDTKTGLLLAFVGAVLAGVWTVASGVRLPAAAYVAGGMGVAVLVAAAALLLRAVRPNLGGANPMGFPLWATLTAEEIRAERAEDRREQDIANLSRIAVAKFANLRRAVDLTCAGGVLLIVAAGIAVGGAL; via the coding sequence GTGAGCACCCTGGACGCCAGCCTTGCCGCCGCGCATGCGGAGGTGAAGGCGGAGATCGGCAGGACCGACACCAAGACCGGGCTGCTGCTGGCGTTCGTCGGCGCTGTGCTGGCCGGTGTGTGGACCGTCGCCAGCGGCGTGCGCCTTCCCGCCGCTGCCTATGTGGCCGGCGGTATGGGTGTGGCTGTGCTGGTCGCTGCCGCGGCGCTGCTGCTGCGGGCGGTCCGGCCGAACCTGGGCGGCGCCAACCCGATGGGCTTCCCGCTGTGGGCGACGCTCACGGCCGAGGAGATCCGGGCCGAGCGCGCTGAGGACCGGCGCGAGCAGGACATCGCGAACCTCTCGCGGATCGCGGTCGCCAAGTTCGCCAACCTGCGACGCGCGGTCGATCTGACTTGCGCGGGCGGTGTGCTGCTGATCGTGGCCGCCGGTATCGCCGTGGGGGGTGCGCTGTGA